One Setaria viridis chromosome 7, Setaria_viridis_v4.0, whole genome shotgun sequence genomic region harbors:
- the LOC117865715 gene encoding uncharacterized protein isoform X2, with product MAMRSAAKHALLTQPLAPGSPGAFLRGRFSPLSPGARPCRAASSASVPAAGKHLPPLFSVAPMMDWTDNHYRTLARLISRHAWLYTEMVVAETIVHQKDNLDRFLAFPEEQHPIVLQIGGSNLKNLAKATELANAYSYDEINLNCGCPSGKVAGHGCFGARLMFDPEFVGDAMSAIAANCDVPVSVKCRIGVDDCDSYEELCDFVDKVVSNSPTRHFIIHARKALLSGISPAENRKVPPLKYEYYFALLRDFPEVKFTLNGGITTIDQVSASIRQGAQGVMVGRSAYNKDLL from the exons ATGGCGATGCGGTCCGCCGCGAAGCACGCGCTGCTGACACAACCACTGGCGCCCGGCAGCCCTGGCGCCTTCCTCCGGGGCCGGTTCTCGCCGCTCAGCCCCGGGGCGCGGCCGTGCCGAGCGGCGAGCTCCGCCTCCGTGCCGGCAGCAGGAAAGCACCTCCCTCCATTGTTCAG CGTCGCGCCGATGATGGACTGGACGGACAACCACTACCGGACGCTCGCGCGGCTCATCTCGCGGCACGCGTGGCTCTACACGGAGATGGTCGTCGCCGAGACTATTGTGCACCAGAAGGATAACTTG GATAGGTTTCTAGCATTTCCTGAGGAACAACATCCTATTGTGCTGCAAATTGGTGGAAGTAATCTGAAAAATTTGGCGAAGGCAACTGAACTGGCAAATGCTTATTCATATGATGAGATCAACCTAAA CTGTGGCTGCCCCAGCGGTAAAGTTGCTGGTCACGGTTGCTTCGGTGCTCGATTAATGTTCGATCCAGAG TTTGTAGGGGATGCTATGTCAGCTATTGCAGCCAATTGTGATGTCCCTGTCAGTGTTAAATGCAGAATTGGTGTTGATGATTGTGACTCTTATGAAGAATTAT GTGACTTTGTAGATAAAGTTGTGTCAAATTCACCAACTAGGCATTTCATCATTCATGCTCGGAAGGCATTGCTTAGTGGCATCAGTCCTGCAGAGAATCGGAAAGTTCCTCCATTGAA ATATGAGTACTATTTCGCTTTGTTGCGGGACTTCCCAGAAGTAAAGTTTACTCTAAATGGAGGTATAACAACTATTGATCAA GTTAGTGCATCCATAAGACAAGGTGCACAGGGAGTTATGGTTGGCCGGTCTGCTTACAATAA GGATTTGCTTTGA